A genome region from Streptomyces pratensis includes the following:
- a CDS encoding esterase-like activity of phytase family protein: MLPKRTCAALAVLAVTAGTLAGAGVASAGQPHGGDRGPGPVAFARAATYPVFQNRPAGEDEAAQTVAEISATSEDGRTLVYTDAAARRIGFLDISDAGRPKGLGTLSLAELGDAEDEPTSVSVVGRYVLVVVNTSASYARPSGRLDVISLRTRERVASHDLGGQPDSIAVSKDERYAAVAIENERDEEATPAGGEEGDLPQVPAGFVQIVDLKGSSPARWSTRAVPLTGADGSALPALVAAGITEPTDPEPEYVSVNSRGQLAVPLQENNGVVMIDLASGRLTKAFTAGTASVEGIDTVEDGIVDQTGSITDVPREPDALGWIDDRYLATANEGDWKGGTRGWTVFDSRTGKVVWDAGNSFEHTAARHGLLNDDRSENKGTEPEGLAIATYGGVRYAFVGSERSNFVAVYDVSRPTRPVFQQVLPATNSPEGLLPIPSRGLLAVSSEEDDAEAGVRASVSLFRLGKGTPSHPSLVSASDSTGTPIGWGALGALSAVPGRADELYTVTDAAYSTTRILTIDADREPAVIKRELTVRDAAGEPVGYDAEGIHARPQGGFWLAVEGKTGAGNQLVRLDRHGVTRQVVPVPSDVAAGLGAQGFEGVTATTDRDGREIVWATLQRAVGTDPAGVVRLGRYDVRAGTWSWYGYRLGTTTAPGDWIGLSEITVVGDELAVIERDKLNGPAARVKRIYTVGLPRTAAPRGALTVLPKTLAHDVLPDLRATRGWTQEKLEGLTVAGNGRVYAVTDNDGLDDSTGETVFLDLGTARKVFGRD, translated from the coding sequence ATGCTCCCGAAGAGAACCTGTGCCGCACTCGCGGTGCTGGCCGTGACTGCGGGCACCCTGGCGGGCGCAGGTGTGGCGAGCGCGGGTCAGCCGCACGGCGGCGACCGCGGCCCCGGGCCGGTGGCCTTCGCACGCGCCGCCACCTACCCGGTGTTCCAGAACCGGCCGGCCGGCGAGGACGAAGCGGCGCAGACGGTCGCGGAGATCTCCGCGACCAGCGAGGACGGCCGCACCCTCGTGTACACCGACGCCGCCGCCAGGCGGATCGGTTTCCTCGACATCAGCGACGCCGGCCGGCCCAAGGGGCTCGGCACGCTCTCCCTGGCCGAGCTGGGCGACGCAGAGGACGAGCCGACCTCGGTGTCGGTCGTCGGCCGGTACGTGCTGGTCGTCGTGAACACCAGCGCGAGCTACGCCCGGCCGTCCGGCCGTCTCGACGTCATCTCGCTGCGCACCCGCGAGCGGGTGGCCAGTCATGACCTGGGCGGGCAGCCCGATTCGATCGCGGTCAGCAAGGACGAGCGGTACGCCGCCGTCGCCATCGAGAACGAGCGCGACGAGGAGGCCACTCCGGCGGGCGGCGAGGAGGGCGACCTCCCGCAGGTGCCCGCCGGATTCGTGCAGATCGTCGACCTCAAGGGCTCCTCGCCCGCCCGGTGGTCCACCCGCGCGGTGCCCCTGACCGGCGCGGACGGCTCCGCGCTTCCCGCGCTGGTGGCCGCCGGGATCACCGAGCCCACCGATCCGGAGCCGGAGTACGTCTCCGTCAACAGCCGTGGTCAGCTCGCCGTGCCCCTCCAGGAGAACAACGGCGTCGTCATGATCGACCTGGCGTCGGGGCGCCTCACCAAGGCGTTCACCGCCGGCACGGCGTCCGTCGAGGGCATCGACACCGTCGAGGACGGCATCGTCGACCAGACCGGGTCCATCACCGACGTGCCGCGCGAACCCGACGCACTCGGCTGGATCGACGACCGCTACCTGGCCACCGCCAACGAGGGCGACTGGAAGGGCGGCACCCGCGGCTGGACCGTCTTCGACAGCCGCACCGGCAAGGTCGTCTGGGACGCCGGCAACAGCTTCGAGCACACCGCGGCGCGCCACGGCCTGCTGAACGACGACCGCTCGGAGAACAAGGGCACCGAGCCCGAAGGGCTGGCGATCGCCACGTACGGCGGTGTGCGCTATGCCTTCGTCGGCTCCGAGCGCAGCAACTTCGTCGCCGTCTACGACGTCAGCAGGCCCACCCGGCCGGTCTTCCAACAGGTGCTGCCGGCCACCAACAGCCCCGAGGGCCTGCTGCCGATCCCCTCACGCGGACTGCTCGCGGTCTCCAGCGAGGAGGACGACGCCGAGGCCGGCGTGCGCGCCTCGGTCAGCCTGTTCCGACTCGGCAAGGGCACGCCCTCCCACCCCTCGCTCGTCTCGGCCTCCGACTCCACGGGGACCCCCATCGGCTGGGGCGCGCTCGGCGCCCTGTCGGCCGTGCCGGGGCGCGCCGACGAGCTGTACACCGTCACCGACGCCGCGTACTCCACCACCCGCATCCTCACGATCGACGCGGACCGCGAGCCCGCCGTCATCAAGCGTGAGCTGACCGTCAGGGACGCCGCGGGCGAACCCGTCGGTTACGACGCCGAAGGAATCCACGCCCGCCCGCAGGGCGGCTTCTGGCTCGCTGTCGAGGGGAAGACGGGTGCCGGCAACCAACTGGTCCGCCTGGACCGTCACGGCGTCACCCGGCAGGTCGTCCCGGTCCCGTCCGACGTCGCCGCAGGGCTCGGCGCGCAGGGCTTCGAAGGTGTCACCGCCACCACGGACCGCGACGGCCGCGAGATCGTCTGGGCGACGCTCCAGCGCGCGGTCGGTACCGACCCGGCCGGCGTGGTCCGGCTCGGCCGCTACGACGTCCGGGCCGGTACCTGGAGCTGGTACGGCTACCGGCTCGGCACCACCACCGCACCCGGCGACTGGATCGGCCTGTCGGAGATCACCGTGGTGGGGGACGAGCTCGCCGTCATCGAGCGCGACAAGCTGAACGGCCCGGCCGCCAGGGTCAAGAGGATCTACACGGTCGGCCTGCCCAGGACCGCCGCCCCGCGAGGCGCGCTCACCGTGCTCCCGAAGACCCTCGCCCACGACGTGCTGCCCGACCTGAGGGCCACCAGGGGCTGGACGCAGGAGAAGCTGGAAGGCCTCACCGTGGCCGGCAACGGCCGCGTGTACGCCGTCACCGACAACGACGGCCTGGACGACTCCACGGGGGAGACGGTCTTCCTCGACCTGGGAACCGCCCGGAAGGTCTTCGGCCGCGACTGA
- a CDS encoding TerD family protein, translating to MTAMTPGSNIPLSAARVAVDVAAPVRLDVSGLLLTADGKVRSDDDFIFYNQPSGPGVTYRSGGGSAPDAIVVDTTAVPPGIEKIVVTASPDAAGQTFQGVEPTATVRNADDGSALATFTPPQLGGETALVVIEIYLRNGAWKARAVGQGYANGLAGIATDFGVSVEEPAAAAPAPAAAPVAPPAAAPVDPRIAPPAPAAPPTPPAPPAPAGSGKINLDKGKVSLQKNQTVSLVKGGKPLLSQVKMGLGWEPAFRGKDIDLDASVIAYGPNRNHLDSCYFGKLSILNGAIKHSGDNLTGEGAGDDEVIVVDLGRIPPDATGLVFTVNSFTGQKFTEVAKAYCRLIDAATGEELVRFDLTGAEPQTGVMMAKLIKQFSGEWEMTGMGEFVKSRTVRGMVKPASKAL from the coding sequence ATGACCGCAATGACCCCCGGCTCGAACATCCCTCTCTCCGCCGCCCGCGTGGCGGTGGACGTCGCCGCACCCGTGCGGCTCGACGTCTCGGGCCTGCTGCTCACCGCCGACGGCAAGGTGCGCTCCGACGACGACTTCATCTTCTACAACCAGCCCTCGGGCCCCGGCGTGACCTACCGCTCGGGCGGCGGGTCCGCGCCCGACGCGATCGTGGTGGACACCACGGCCGTGCCGCCGGGCATCGAGAAGATCGTCGTCACAGCGAGCCCTGACGCCGCGGGACAGACCTTCCAGGGCGTGGAGCCCACCGCCACCGTGCGCAACGCGGACGACGGCAGCGCGCTCGCCACCTTCACGCCGCCGCAGCTGGGCGGCGAGACGGCGCTGGTGGTCATCGAGATCTACCTGCGCAACGGCGCCTGGAAGGCCCGCGCGGTCGGCCAGGGCTACGCGAACGGACTGGCCGGCATCGCCACGGACTTCGGCGTCTCGGTGGAGGAGCCCGCCGCGGCGGCGCCCGCTCCCGCGGCCGCACCCGTGGCACCGCCGGCAGCCGCACCCGTGGATCCCCGGATCGCCCCGCCGGCCCCCGCGGCACCGCCCACGCCGCCCGCGCCGCCCGCACCCGCGGGCTCGGGCAAGATCAACCTCGACAAGGGGAAGGTCAGCCTCCAGAAGAACCAGACCGTGTCCCTGGTCAAGGGCGGCAAGCCGCTGCTCTCGCAGGTCAAGATGGGCCTCGGCTGGGAGCCCGCGTTCCGCGGCAAGGACATCGACCTCGACGCCTCGGTGATCGCCTACGGCCCCAACCGCAACCACCTGGACAGCTGCTACTTCGGCAAGCTCTCCATCCTGAACGGCGCGATCAAGCACTCCGGCGACAACCTCACGGGCGAGGGCGCGGGCGACGACGAGGTGATCGTCGTGGACCTCGGCCGCATCCCCCCGGACGCGACGGGCCTGGTCTTCACGGTCAACTCCTTCACCGGGCAGAAGTTCACCGAGGTCGCGAAGGCCTACTGCCGGCTGATCGACGCGGCCACCGGCGAGGAGCTGGTCCGCTTCGACCTGACCGGCGCGGAGCCGCAGACCGGCGTGATGATGGCCAAGCTGATCAAGCAGTTCTCCGGCGAGTGGGAAATGACCGGAATGGGCGAATTCGTGAAGTCGCGGACCGTCCGAGGCATGGTCAAGCCCGCCTCGAAGGCCCTGTAG
- a CDS encoding NAD-dependent epimerase/dehydratase family protein produces the protein MPAPRTVLLTGAAGGLGTLMRGLLPAYGYDLRLLDVTPIEGEPDAVTADLGDKAALREAVRGVDAVIHLAGISLESSFDKILRSNIEGTYNLYEAAREEGVGRIVFASSNHAIGYTPRPLDGDPLIPVDTPRRPDTFYGLSKSFGEDLAQFYFDKHGVETVSVRIGSCFMEPTSVRMLSVWMSPGDGARLFHAALTAEDVGHTVVYGSSDNTRLWWDLTTARSLGYDPQDDSEQYADKLVAEHGELDPENPDHAHLGGHFVTDPPIWPH, from the coding sequence ATGCCAGCTCCCCGCACCGTCCTTCTCACCGGCGCCGCCGGCGGCCTAGGCACCCTGATGCGAGGGCTGCTTCCCGCCTACGGCTACGACCTCCGGCTCCTCGACGTCACTCCCATCGAGGGCGAACCCGACGCCGTCACCGCCGACCTCGGCGACAAGGCCGCGCTGCGGGAAGCCGTGCGCGGCGTCGACGCCGTCATCCACCTCGCGGGCATCTCGCTCGAATCCTCGTTCGACAAGATCCTGCGGTCCAACATCGAGGGCACGTACAACCTCTACGAGGCGGCGCGCGAGGAGGGCGTCGGGCGCATCGTGTTCGCCTCCTCCAACCACGCCATCGGCTACACCCCGCGCCCGCTCGACGGGGACCCGCTGATCCCGGTCGACACCCCACGGCGCCCCGACACCTTCTACGGCCTGTCGAAGTCGTTCGGTGAGGACCTCGCCCAGTTCTACTTCGACAAGCACGGTGTGGAGACCGTCTCCGTGCGCATCGGCTCCTGCTTCATGGAGCCGACGTCGGTGCGGATGCTGTCCGTCTGGATGAGTCCCGGCGACGGGGCGCGCCTCTTCCACGCGGCCCTCACCGCCGAGGACGTCGGGCACACCGTGGTCTACGGATCCTCCGACAACACCCGGCTGTGGTGGGACCTGACGACCGCCAGGTCCCTCGGCTACGACCCGCAGGACGACTCCGAGCAGTACGCGGACAAGCTCGTCGCCGAGCACGGCGAGCTGGACCCGGAGAATCCCGACCACGCCCACCTCGGCGGCCACTTCGTCACGGACCCCCCGATCTGGCCCCACTGA
- a CDS encoding GntR family transcriptional regulator — MTFAPAPIPSRTQYVLEAIKHAILTAQLTPGQALVETELAAQFGVSKTPVREALKTLAGTGLVVMSQYKGATVRLVDAAMAREVYDVRLLLEPEALRRSITRKSSLEAAQEALERSDSAIDKADRSLANRDFHRALYLPCGNPLLARMLDEVRDQAALVSTVAWSAIPSWEREAAEHREILRLALADDAEAAAGALHDHIASFVGRAFPDDEDGGDTA; from the coding sequence ATGACCTTTGCGCCTGCCCCGATTCCGTCCAGGACCCAGTACGTGCTGGAGGCGATCAAGCACGCCATCCTCACCGCACAGCTGACACCAGGGCAGGCGCTCGTCGAGACCGAACTCGCCGCGCAGTTCGGGGTGTCGAAGACCCCCGTGCGTGAGGCGCTGAAGACGCTCGCCGGCACCGGGCTGGTCGTCATGAGCCAGTACAAGGGTGCCACCGTGCGGCTCGTCGACGCGGCCATGGCCCGGGAGGTGTACGACGTACGCCTGCTCCTCGAGCCGGAGGCGCTGCGCCGCTCCATCACCCGCAAGAGCTCGCTGGAAGCGGCCCAGGAGGCCCTGGAGCGCTCCGACTCGGCGATCGACAAGGCGGACAGGTCGCTCGCCAACCGGGACTTCCACCGGGCCCTCTACCTGCCCTGCGGCAACCCGCTGCTCGCCCGGATGCTCGACGAGGTCCGCGACCAGGCCGCACTCGTGTCGACCGTGGCCTGGTCGGCGATCCCGTCCTGGGAGCGCGAGGCGGCCGAGCACCGCGAGATCCTGCGGCTCGCCCTCGCCGACGACGCGGAAGCCGCCGCAGGGGCTCTCCACGACCACATCGCATCCTTCGTAGGCCGCGCCTTCCCCGACGACGAAGACGGGGGTGACACGGCGTGA
- a CDS encoding 5-dehydro-4-deoxyglucarate dehydratase gives MTSAPLAARLTDVAGPLFFPVTAYGPDGAVDLDVFRAHVRKGVDAGAAAVFACCGTGEFHALAPEEYRLVVQAAVEETAGAVPVVAGAGYGTALAVQYAKLAEEAGADGLLAMPPYLVVAGQEGLLAHYAALAAATSLDTVVYQRDNAVFTPETVVALARTPGIIGFKDGYGDLDLMQRIVSAVRTGLPGEDFLYFNGLPTAELTGLAYRGVGVTLYSSAVFAFAPDIALAFYRALESGDDDVVNALLDHFYRPLVELRAKGRGYAVSLVKAAVRLEGLDVGPVRTPLTEPSDAHIEELTAIIANGRALLEKYRAGEGK, from the coding sequence GTGACCTCAGCCCCCCTTGCCGCCCGACTCACCGATGTCGCCGGGCCGCTCTTCTTCCCCGTCACCGCCTACGGGCCGGACGGCGCCGTCGACCTCGACGTCTTCCGCGCGCACGTGCGCAAGGGTGTCGACGCCGGCGCGGCAGCCGTCTTCGCCTGCTGCGGCACCGGCGAATTCCACGCACTGGCCCCGGAGGAGTACCGGCTCGTCGTCCAGGCGGCGGTCGAGGAGACCGCCGGAGCGGTGCCCGTCGTCGCCGGTGCCGGCTACGGCACGGCTCTCGCGGTCCAGTACGCGAAGCTCGCCGAGGAGGCGGGAGCGGACGGGCTCCTCGCCATGCCGCCCTACCTCGTCGTCGCCGGCCAGGAGGGACTGCTGGCCCACTACGCGGCCCTCGCCGCCGCCACCTCCCTGGATACGGTCGTCTACCAGCGGGACAACGCCGTATTCACCCCGGAGACCGTCGTCGCGCTGGCCCGGACCCCCGGGATCATCGGCTTCAAGGACGGCTACGGCGACCTGGACCTGATGCAGCGCATCGTCAGCGCCGTGCGCACCGGGCTGCCCGGAGAGGACTTCCTCTACTTCAACGGGCTGCCCACCGCCGAGCTCACCGGACTCGCCTACCGGGGCGTGGGCGTCACGCTCTACTCCTCGGCCGTCTTCGCCTTCGCCCCCGACATCGCCCTCGCCTTCTACCGGGCCCTGGAGTCCGGCGACGACGACGTGGTGAACGCACTGCTCGACCACTTCTACCGGCCGCTCGTCGAGCTGCGGGCCAAGGGCCGCGGCTACGCGGTGTCGCTCGTGAAGGCCGCGGTCCGGCTGGAGGGCCTGGACGTCGGCCCGGTGCGCACCCCGCTCACCGAGCCGTCGGACGCGCACATCGAGGAGCTGACCGCGATCATCGCGAACGGCCGCGCGCTGCTGGAGAAGTACCGCGCGGGGGAGGGGAAGTGA
- a CDS encoding alkaline phosphatase PhoX, whose protein sequence is MSFTRREFTRSSALTGAGIALTGAVGALATAPGALAADDARHDRGDGHHGHGHGKEPGYGPLIDDPKGVLALPAGFSYRIVTHSGVTKLESGEFTPSNHDGTAAFEGSRGVTLLVNNHELSGTRAGWEYPVPLIEGLVYDPVAAGGCTVVETRRDGRTAEWVGIAGTSTNCAGGSTEWGTWLTCEETEDRAGKNGLLKDHGYVFEVDPYDRRANRDPRPVKAFGRFAHEAVVIDPRRGHAYLTEDASGPNGLLYRWVPPHGFKHGRGKLRTLADDAGVLQATKCFDRKGAFVDDLSRATEIGTVYGVDWVDVPDRDARTVSVRKQFTDGEVTRARKLEGMWWGDGGAYFVSSYARGESPVAHDGQVWFYDPKRRTITLKVLLGVNPDPSVDGAFDGPDNITVSPYGGIVISEDGNGIQHLFGATDSGRTYPIARNDLNAGTEDDPSYSEIAGVTFSPDGKTLFANIQNPGIMLAITGPWKRQPDRRERGGDVAQG, encoded by the coding sequence ATGTCCTTCACCCGCAGGGAATTCACCAGATCGTCCGCTCTCACCGGCGCGGGCATCGCCCTCACCGGCGCCGTGGGCGCCCTGGCGACCGCACCCGGCGCGCTGGCCGCCGACGACGCACGGCACGACCGGGGCGACGGGCACCACGGGCACGGGCACGGCAAGGAGCCGGGCTACGGTCCGCTGATCGACGACCCGAAGGGCGTTCTCGCGCTGCCCGCCGGATTCTCGTACCGGATCGTCACGCACAGCGGTGTCACCAAGCTCGAGAGCGGCGAGTTCACCCCCTCCAACCATGACGGCACGGCCGCCTTCGAAGGCTCCCGAGGCGTCACCCTCCTGGTCAACAACCACGAGCTGAGCGGCACCCGGGCCGGCTGGGAGTACCCCGTCCCGCTCATCGAGGGCCTCGTCTACGACCCGGTCGCGGCCGGCGGCTGCACGGTCGTGGAGACCCGCCGCGACGGCCGCACCGCCGAGTGGGTCGGCATCGCGGGTACGTCGACCAACTGCGCGGGCGGCAGCACGGAGTGGGGCACCTGGCTCACCTGCGAGGAGACCGAGGACAGGGCCGGCAAGAACGGCCTCCTCAAGGACCACGGCTACGTCTTCGAGGTCGACCCGTACGACAGGCGCGCCAACCGCGACCCGCGCCCCGTCAAGGCCTTCGGCCGCTTCGCCCACGAGGCCGTCGTCATCGACCCCAGGCGCGGACACGCCTACCTGACCGAGGACGCGTCCGGCCCCAACGGCCTGCTCTACCGCTGGGTCCCGCCGCACGGCTTCAAGCACGGCCGGGGCAAGCTGCGGACCCTCGCCGACGACGCCGGTGTCCTCCAGGCCACCAAGTGCTTCGACCGTAAGGGCGCGTTCGTCGACGACCTGTCCCGCGCCACGGAGATCGGCACCGTCTACGGGGTGGACTGGGTCGACGTACCCGACCGGGACGCGAGGACCGTCTCCGTGCGCAAGCAGTTCACCGACGGCGAGGTCACCCGCGCCCGCAAGCTCGAGGGCATGTGGTGGGGCGACGGCGGTGCCTACTTCGTCTCCTCGTACGCCCGGGGGGAGAGCCCGGTGGCACACGACGGCCAGGTCTGGTTCTACGACCCCAAGCGCCGCACGATCACCCTCAAGGTGCTCCTCGGTGTCAACCCGGACCCGTCCGTCGACGGCGCCTTCGACGGACCGGACAACATCACCGTGTCCCCGTACGGCGGCATCGTGATCTCCGAGGACGGCAACGGGATCCAGCACCTCTTCGGCGCCACCGACAGCGGCCGCACCTACCCGATCGCACGCAACGACCTCAACGCCGGCACGGAGGACGACCCCTCCTACAGCGAGATCGCCGGGGTCACCTTCTCCCCGGACGGCAAGACGCTGTTCGCCAACATCCAGAACCCCGGCATCATGCTCGCCATCACCGGGCCGTGGAAGCGCCAGCCGGACAGGCGTGAGCGCGGCGGTGACGTCGCGCAGGGGTGA
- a CDS encoding dihydrodipicolinate synthase family protein, which translates to MDLSPLKAALADVVAIPVTPFAEDGSIDVPAHRALLRRLLDGGVRIVTPNGNTGEFYALTPDERRTVTELTIEEAGGRATVLVGVGHDVPTAVAAAEHARDAGAEMVMVHQPVHPYVSQEGWIDYHRAIAEAVPELGVVPYIRNPLLAGERLTELADSCPNVIGVKYAVPDVARFGAFARDAGLERFVWVAGLAELYAPSYFATGATGFTSGLVNVAPGVSLAMLEALRAGDYLAAMKVWEQIRRFEDLRADRQSANNVTVVKEALASLGLCRRDVRAPSRALPEDQRAEVAGLVAGWTV; encoded by the coding sequence ATGGACCTCTCCCCGCTGAAGGCGGCCCTCGCAGACGTTGTGGCGATCCCGGTCACCCCGTTCGCCGAGGACGGAAGCATCGACGTCCCGGCCCACCGCGCCCTGCTGCGACGGCTCCTCGACGGCGGTGTCCGCATCGTCACCCCGAACGGCAACACCGGTGAGTTCTACGCGCTCACCCCCGACGAGCGGCGCACCGTCACCGAGCTCACCATCGAGGAGGCGGGCGGCAGGGCCACCGTCCTGGTGGGGGTCGGCCACGACGTGCCGACCGCCGTGGCCGCCGCCGAGCACGCCAGGGACGCCGGGGCCGAGATGGTGATGGTGCACCAGCCGGTGCACCCCTACGTCTCGCAGGAAGGCTGGATCGACTACCACCGGGCCATCGCCGAGGCCGTCCCGGAGCTCGGTGTCGTCCCCTACATCCGCAACCCGCTGCTCGCCGGTGAGCGTCTCACCGAGCTCGCCGACAGCTGCCCCAACGTCATCGGCGTGAAGTACGCCGTCCCGGACGTCGCCCGCTTCGGCGCGTTCGCCCGCGACGCCGGCCTGGAGCGCTTCGTGTGGGTCGCCGGGCTCGCGGAGCTGTACGCCCCCTCCTACTTCGCGACCGGCGCAACCGGTTTCACCTCAGGACTCGTCAACGTCGCGCCCGGTGTCTCACTCGCCATGCTGGAGGCGCTGCGAGCCGGCGACTACCTCGCGGCGATGAAGGTCTGGGAGCAGATCCGCCGCTTCGAGGACCTGCGCGCCGACCGGCAGTCCGCCAACAACGTGACGGTCGTCAAGGAGGCCCTGGCCTCGCTCGGGCTCTGCCGCCGCGACGTACGCGCACCGAGCCGGGCGCTGCCCGAGGACCAGCGAGCCGAGGTCGCCGGTCTGGTCGCGGGGTGGACCGTATGA
- a CDS encoding dihydrofolate reductase family protein, whose amino-acid sequence MRTLISTAFISLDGVVEGPGGEPGYRNSGWTFKDVDFLPEAFEIKGREQKEATAMLLGRTSYQAFSQVWPDMEDFADYKPMPKYVVSTTLDEHDLVRNWGETTILRSLDDVAALKETEGGPIIVHGSATLNQNLSDAGLVDRYHLLVFPLLLGAGKRLFSTTDKDTQKLELVEHEAYANGLQKNVFDVVR is encoded by the coding sequence ATGCGCACTCTGATCAGCACCGCCTTCATCTCGCTCGACGGCGTCGTCGAGGGCCCGGGCGGGGAGCCCGGTTACCGGAACTCCGGATGGACGTTCAAGGACGTCGACTTCCTCCCCGAGGCCTTCGAGATCAAGGGCCGGGAGCAGAAGGAGGCCACCGCGATGCTGCTGGGCCGCACCAGTTACCAGGCCTTCAGTCAGGTGTGGCCCGACATGGAGGACTTCGCCGACTACAAACCGATGCCGAAGTACGTCGTCTCCACCACGCTCGACGAGCACGACCTGGTGCGGAACTGGGGCGAGACCACCATCCTGCGCTCACTGGACGACGTCGCCGCGCTGAAGGAGACCGAGGGCGGCCCGATCATCGTCCACGGCAGCGCCACCCTCAACCAGAACCTGTCCGACGCCGGCCTCGTCGACCGCTATCACCTGCTCGTCTTCCCCCTCCTCCTCGGAGCGGGCAAGCGACTCTTCAGCACCACGGACAAGGACACCCAGAAGCTGGAGCTCGTCGAGCACGAGGCCTACGCCAACGGCCTCCAGAAGAACGTCTTCGACGTCGTCCGCTGA